Proteins from a genomic interval of Methanofollis formosanus:
- a CDS encoding respiratory chain complex I subunit 1 family protein: protein MIGYLILAVFIGLLYMGIHRKVIARIQGRPGPPIWQELLHTLKFSFKRTWVPKTASPAIFIGIVLVAIGIWTAALWVVVSGGSLLIIFGLYICYKMVEHGVGLSPGSPYAKFGGVRSVISAASEIPLLISVGVLYFFTGSLMIGDIAAFQAEHGPLLVTAAPAALALYVVLLSKMHYSPFSIVESKEIVSGYKTEHFGVWRAGLEAADGIKTFVLLYLFVLLFVGPLPLLLALLAMLVLMLTLSFVCALTPMLAPFDSVTVQTGLIVVVLAWTALLVVVL from the coding sequence ATGATCGGCTATCTGATACTCGCAGTCTTCATCGGCCTGCTGTATATGGGCATCCACCGGAAGGTGATCGCCAGGATCCAGGGACGGCCCGGCCCGCCGATCTGGCAGGAACTCCTTCACACCCTGAAGTTCTCCTTCAAGCGTACCTGGGTGCCAAAGACCGCAAGCCCGGCGATCTTTATCGGGATCGTCCTGGTGGCCATCGGGATCTGGACGGCCGCCCTCTGGGTCGTCGTCTCGGGCGGGAGTCTGCTGATCATCTTCGGACTCTACATCTGCTACAAGATGGTCGAGCACGGGGTCGGGCTCTCGCCGGGTTCGCCGTACGCCAAGTTCGGCGGGGTGCGCTCGGTCATCTCGGCGGCCTCCGAGATCCCGCTCCTCATCTCGGTAGGCGTGCTCTACTTCTTCACCGGATCGCTGATGATCGGGGACATCGCCGCCTTCCAGGCCGAACACGGCCCGCTGCTTGTCACCGCGGCCCCGGCGGCCCTGGCACTCTACGTCGTCCTCCTCTCGAAGATGCACTACAGCCCCTTCTCCATCGTGGAGAGCAAAGAGATCGTCAGCGGCTACAAGACCGAGCACTTCGGCGTCTGGCGGGCCGGACTGGAGGCCGCGGACGGGATCAAGACCTTTGTCCTGCTGTACCTCTTCGTGCTCCTCTTCGTGGGACCGCTCCCGCTGCTGCTGGCGCTCCTGGCAATGCTCGTGCTCATGCTCACCCTCTCGTTTGTCTGCGCCCTCACCCCGATGCTCGCTCCCTTCGACTCGGTCACGGTGCAGACCGGACTCATCGTGGTGGTGCTCGCCTGGACGGCGCTTCTGGTGGTGGTTTTATGA
- a CDS encoding NADH-quinone oxidoreductase subunit B family protein, with product MSVLQKMKNAVRSRSIHVSYVDTGSCNGCDIEVLACLSPRYDLEQYGIYVHNNPREADVLLVIGCCTPQWEDKLRSIWEKIPEPKVAIAIGNCPVSGCVFNREGGYVNPPAEKHIPIAASVPGCPPRPTEIIRAILTLAPQVFEDYEEKKG from the coding sequence ATGAGCGTCCTCCAGAAAATGAAAAACGCCGTGCGGTCCCGTTCGATCCACGTCTCGTACGTGGACACGGGCTCGTGCAATGGCTGCGATATCGAGGTGCTCGCATGCCTCTCCCCCCGCTACGACCTGGAGCAGTACGGGATCTATGTCCACAACAACCCCAGGGAGGCCGACGTCCTCCTGGTGATCGGGTGCTGCACCCCGCAGTGGGAGGACAAACTCAGGTCCATCTGGGAGAAGATCCCCGAGCCCAAGGTGGCGATCGCCATCGGCAACTGCCCGGTCTCGGGCTGCGTCTTCAACCGTGAAGGCGGGTACGTCAACCCGCCGGCAGAGAAACATATCCCGATCGCGGCGTCGGTCCCGGGATGCCCCCCCCGGCCGACCGAGATCATCAGAGCGATCCTTACGCTTGCGCCGCAGGTTTTCGAGGACTACGAGGAGAAGAAAGGATGA
- a CDS encoding DUF1959 domain-containing protein, with the protein MVDIIYEKDLRPMKYHVLTGPRQDRAVRAIAKWFNVRVQPMRKFLIERLDMSDMENMPARWEVAEAAPEADPLEAALGARRFTQNIPLFTDEEMARALDAALAAGSEGGDTDVAAKAGKDLLKEVIVG; encoded by the coding sequence ATGGTGGATATCATCTATGAGAAAGACCTGCGCCCGATGAAGTACCATGTCCTCACCGGCCCCCGGCAGGACCGTGCCGTGCGGGCGATCGCGAAATGGTTCAACGTTCGTGTCCAGCCGATGCGCAAGTTCCTCATCGAGAGGCTGGACATGTCAGATATGGAGAATATGCCGGCCCGCTGGGAGGTCGCCGAGGCCGCGCCCGAGGCCGACCCCCTCGAGGCCGCGCTCGGGGCACGTCGGTTCACCCAGAACATCCCGCTCTTTACCGACGAGGAGATGGCCCGCGCCCTCGACGCGGCCCTGGCGGCGGGCAGCGAAGGCGGCGACACGGACGTGGCGGCAAAGGCCGGCAAAGACCTGCTCAAGGAAGTGATTGTAGGATGA